Part of the Lytechinus variegatus isolate NC3 chromosome 16, Lvar_3.0, whole genome shotgun sequence genome, ATACGTCTtttacttttcctttttcttctccccctcttcttcctcctcctctttgttCTTCCCACATTCTTGCTCCTTCGCTTTCAACATTACATTAGGACCATCCATGGTGAATCTATCGGGAATCAGGATGTTCAATCTTCTGCCAATCACTCCCACCATTTTCTTCATTCTGGTATTCACGTTAACATTCAACCACGGGAAGGCTTCCGGTCTTTCTAAATCATGTGAACAGGACTGGAATTTGAAAATTGCTTATTGCTCAAACCTCCATCTCAGCTCAGTGCCCATCTATCTTGTACCAGATCTCAGAGAACTTTACTTCAGCGGAAACCTCCTTGGTAGGCTTAGAAACGATACCTTTCTAAACTACCCCAGTCTCAGGGTACTCAAATTAAGCAGTAATAACTTATCGGTGGTGGATCATGGCGCCTTCACACCTCTGAAGAACTTGGTTGAACTGGACATTGGATATAATACGTACCTAACTACACTGAAAAGAAGTATGTTTGACTCTAACAGCTTTTCGACTTTGCTAGCCGGCTCTGTGAATATGGACTCATTTGGAGGCGACCTCCTTGCATGTTTTGCCCGAGATGCCATAGTGAATCTTCAAGAAAATAGCATTCGCCAGATAAATTGGACAAGTTATTATAATACTTTCTTCGACGTTAACctgaatcaaaacaaatttcGCCAGCTTTCTGATGAGAATTTTGTGGTAAACAGTAAAATCAATACATTGCATTTATCGGGAAATCCGGTGGAATACATTACTCCCAGTTTTGTTTCTTCACTAAAAGTATCCGTTCTTTATTTAAGAGAGACCCGTCTGGCAGTATCGGAGTTTTCGAATTTCTTTTCTGGAGTCAAATTGTCACATTATATTCAGGAGATAGGATTGTCAGATTCCAGCCTTCATTTAATAGATCCAGGTTTCTTCTCCCCTCTAAAGGGAAAACGTCTCCGAACTCTTGACATTTCTTTAAGTAAGATTGGGAGTGTCCAGAACAATTCATTAACAGGTTTAGATGGGTTGACTCAGCTTCTCCTGGGCTGTAACTGCCTGGGCAGTGTTGAACCAAGATATTTTAACGGAATGGTAGCTCTAACCAAACTCTCCCTcgaagaaaataatatcaatgtcATCAACAGTCAAAATGAAAGTTGGG contains:
- the LOC121429532 gene encoding SLIT and NTRK-like protein 2, producing MYAGPSMVNLSGIRMFNLLPITPTIFFILVFTLTFNHGKASGLSKSCEQDWNLKIAYCSNLHLSSVPIYLVPDLRELYFSGNLLGRLRNDTFLNYPSLRVLKLSSNNLSVVDHGAFTPLKNLVELDIGYNTYLTTLKRSMFDSNSFSTLLAGSVNMDSFGGDLLACFARDAIVNLQENSIRQINWTRKTSPNS